From Neoarius graeffei isolate fNeoGra1 chromosome 27, fNeoGra1.pri, whole genome shotgun sequence:
tcagcattatttaccttttgacttttgataactcatattcctgctgcagctgatgaacaaggcaatctataattgttttagccaaataacaggcctgattctgaatctggtccaccatctttaatttgtcaacaacaacaaaagcatgtgaacacaacacactggtaaataccacttcccaactggaaaatatcatcttcccatagcacatgaacgcagcatatgtTGTGAATGTCTGAACCTGCTTCAAGCTCCAACCATTTCTGTCTTTGAGAACTGTATTTACTACAATGGAATAAAACATGCTCAACGTCTTCCTTAACTCTACATCCTTGACAAAGACCATCACTTTTACCTAATATCTGTAATGTTGCGTTAAGACCTGTGTGTCCCAGTCTTAATCTTGTATATACTGCCTCCTCGTTTCTGTTAAATCCCACTGATGTTATTCTTTTCCCCCATACCTGACTCTGCATATTAAAGTATTGTCTACCTTTGAGTTCTGTTTCCCATTCTTTTTGCCATCTTTTCATAATCTCTGTTTTAATTAAGGCTTTAGCTTCTCCTTTTCCCAGTGGAATATAAATGTCTATctgtgagcaattccagcgttatggacgtgacacttgaactcaaaatggcaacaaatgacccagtgcatgttttattgtctcccagtatttaaacaggtgttgcatattttaaggctgtaccatactggagaagtgatagaacaagaacaattcccatagtacatctagggcatgccagaaaacgccaataaaagatgcgttatggatgtgacagaaaaagtatcacttttcttgggtgactgtacatttttatcaaactctgtgaaattgtaaacctaatgtcgaaatggagatatccatttgatagaggggtccaaggtgaatattaaaaaatctttgtttaaaatattttgtatttcatgcagagtttcggaaggaaaagtcagcgttatggatgtgacgaaattccgttatagatgtgacgcgtctgaaatagacatggcatatgtttagaaaatcagcaatttaaccaccataaccctttgaaaaactctctaaatatcagctaaaactatcaaagttcttaaataatatttaggatggctattgttttgctgtttggtggatttttgcatacatttctgtggcttgtgacaataatacagaattgtacatgatcaaagttgattttagcttgggttttacattataagaaagaaagactgacagtgacatattaggttggttacaaattggttcaacttattcacatctgtaaaatacaggcctaggtgatatctctgggagtggttttgatgtattacatgttgctttatttttgcatggtgaggttgacatttacatggaattgcccctgtTCTTTATCAATGGATTCTTTGGCTATGTGGTCTGCTATTTCATTGCAATGACCGTAGCAATCTGATgtgcgtggtaatatggcggccaaaCGGCTTCACTGACGATTATCCAGTTATTTTACGTACAGATCAGTGCGCTTGAGTCGCAGGCGCATGTGAATGACGTACCCGGAAGTGGCTTTCAATAGCCGAATATTTTGTTGATATTGTTGGTATCGGTACCTGACTAATGTTACCTGGTTATGTAGAATCGGTGAAAGGAACTCTTTAAAGGTTAGTacgttatatatatatttttttccgtgATTTATATCATACTACAGGTATTAAATTTATACTAATAACATGATGAAAGTGAATTGACCAGCGGTGGAAGACTAGCTAAGTTTCTAATCATGCTAACACGTTCAGATGATAATCGTGGCTAAAGACTCATGATTTAGTATAGTGAGAGATAATTATGATATTTATTATGATACTTCTTACTGTAGCAGGTTGTTATATTTTAGTTACACAATATTAAAAGTACACAATTTACAGTTAGGTACCTACGTGCACTGTACACAGAGGTAATCTGCCCATAACAAAACATGCtggagaaaggaaaggaaaggaaaaataACCAAAAAGCTATCATGACTAACAAAATTTTAGTGGAAGCATACACAAAATATGTTAGTATACCTAACAACTAACCTCGTAACCTTTTTGATTGTTCtggtttgttgcagtgatggcaGAGGGGAGTGGACAGGATGTTTCTGAATACCTTCAGCAAAACCCTCACCTGGCGCATTGGGTGGAATCCTTAAGAGAGCTCTCCGAGACAAATAAGCACTGGCACGCCAGGCGAGAGTTTGTTCTACGCAACATGGAGGTCTTTCCTACCATCCAACCAGGGATCGTAACTCCCAGTCTGGACAGGCTGCTTTCTCTGTCCAAGGTTTGGGCCAACCAGACGTTCTTAGGCTGTCGGTACGtgccctgtcctgtcctgtcctgtcctgtcctgacTTTTACTTGcatacctgttttttttttttttttcatagctaTGAGCTGATTTTGACTTTGATTGATTGTGTGCTTTTATTGTAGCTATCCCCAACCTGTGACGGACAAAGTGAAAGAGCTGGCAGAAGGGATTGGTGTGAACAAAAGTCCTGTTCAAAAGACAAAAGATGAGATCGTAGGAAAAGGAAAGAGGCCATTTGTTTCAGGTGTGAGAACGCAGCAACCTTAGGGTTCATCATCTCTGACCTTACAGTAAATTGATTTGTTCATAGACTTCAAGGAAAAGATTTGACATGTGCCGAAATCCAAAATTTTAACAGTCAAATTGGCTAgatttttaaaggagatacgcagaaccatgacctgacttttagtttataaacgccttgagacctcaagaatggcacaggaatagttttaagcgttaacaatgaatctaatatagtaatttttacgattaaagtgatttatataggtagcagtctgagtgaattacgtcacagcaggaaggctatcggtctcattgccatttccgctatggacccttttcagtcacgtgaccttcgtaaacgcgaccgccattttggacatgtagtggacttcggctcaaatcggtttgaatgcgaggaaggcgacaaacataaaagaaaaaggagcgagatgcagaaaactgtatttactagtttactgtaattatgatctggcagctatttacaccggatccagtgtaaatagctgccggagccaacgtccgaggttccggagccgcgagcgagcgcgctccggaacctcggacgttggctccggcaactatttacactggatccggtgtaaatagctgccagatcataattacagtaaactagaatggaatgttaacagcaatgtaatgccttttctggctaattttattcgtcttacctccaacaaagtggtcactacacaagcgttggtatgccgctatccatcttctccgtcggtcagcatctaccgggatccgataaaatgataacccttgccttgtttgttgatggttactacatccaggtgcacaacaatatagtggcatgatggaagtcttgctgaaaataaacactttctttgctgccgttcctcaatgctggctgtggtaaactactggtagtacacgtccaaaatggcggccgcgtttgtcgtgacgtcacgtgaaaagggtccatactaaaacacagagctgactgcaactccgatcctccattttgagctaatttatcgccatgccatgtagatgtgttgctgcacccaccagcaacacgacagaaggtggatttacgttgcattcatggcccaagaatgttcaaactgcaaagatttggacgcgttttgtgagacgtTCATGGGCacgttgggcgcctacgaagtggtctctcctctgctctgcacgttttactgaagactcgtacgagacctctgatctgttgaggagcgttggctataagcccgtattgaaagagggtgcagtaccaacaattaaaggaaaagaaaactacaagaaaaggaaagtatttattttattttattttttttcaaaaggaaagtaagttcagttgcaccggttctcccggagtgtgagctgatggttgttgctaaaaccctggacaggacaggacatattattgctcgagcagtgacctccccgcggttgttgctaaaaccagtgacgttccgtcccgggttttagtaattgcctgagccgagcagtaatggcggagtactcagtatggagaatgagtggaccagccgtctgatttctccgctggatatgcttgcctcggcagcaatatctcgcccttacgtggaagaagtgaatgaacggagaactgaacgaacaactgaaagtcagattgtttcaaaacaattggccacaagatcggccttcaagaagcgagaacacagatgggtaagctccgactcttatttggatacaaaccaacaaaaacaacaacactcgtttacctgcatttagattaatacctgtaacttgtattgtgtgtttaagttaccagtataagattatttaatttgcttcagaatgtgatcatctcagttcatctgattatttaatgagccttttacgttttatcagtgaaaatgcatgcatgtacatgtatgctgcataagttataacacccatcctgttttaaaaaGAGTCAAccaacaatcagtgaagtcaaatcagtcttagttgagcaagtcggtaatgggatttcttactttcaccataaatttttatttatatgactttggtctatagctgtcaaaggcctcggccttaaaaccggttcctgctgtgacataacgcactcagggctggctggctcagcggggcagctcgaatgccaactttgcggccgATTTTAAGTCTCAAAAATATGTATTTTTATTCccgtttatgcagcatacaagagtcaaggatggagatactatccactcagaaatgtatttaaaaataaaggttctgcgtatctcctttaaagtatGATTTAGATTTATTTTAATACGCAAATGTCTGTCGCAGTGTaatatagaaaataaataaaaataaatgatgaTAAATGAATATAGTCCAGTAATTTTATTTTGGCTAAAAATGAACATGGATCAGTACACCTTTACACTCATTTTCGATCTTTTAATTAAATTAAGATAATCACAGCTTTCACAGtcactgattgtttttttttttttcacttttatttCCAACTTGTGTGCAGCCATGGATGGTGAGAGCtgtgttaagaaaaacaaaactgttCCTAACAACTCTGACAGTAAAGGCGGAGAACAAAATGCTGACAGTCCGAACGCTGCTGCTGTCAAATCAGGTCCCCTACCCGAGGCCCCTGCAGAACATCAGCCCTTCTTTAACCGCCTTTATAAAACAGTGGCCTGGAAACTGGTGTCTGCAGGAGGCTTTGGTCCCAACCTGGATCACTTTGAGATCCTGCGCGCCTGTGTGGAGTCGTGCAAGGCGAGCCTTATTTGTGTATTTGTGCCTCTCAAAGACATTCCTGACCTGCCTGCCGGCTGCACCCAAAGAGAGGGCCAGGTGTGTGAGCTGCGCTGCCACACTGTCTACATGGGCACAGGATACGGACGTGACGAATGTGCAGCAAAGGCCATGGCCTCAAAGGAGGCACTTAAAGTATTTCAGGGGCGGAAGGTGACGGTGAAGATCTCCCGGCGCAGGTTCCACGGTCGAGATGTAGAGGATTTGGTTCTATTAGATGAACAGCCAAGAAGCTCCATTTTGCCTCCTGCTCTTAGTTATCCTTTTTAAGTCTAATTAATAACTCTCTGTCTCTTTGTACCCTACAACGTCTCATTTTGTTTGCTAAAGACGTGTCAGTTGCAGTTATAAGGTCATGGTGATGATGGAAGGTTCAGGACTGCAGTGATTGACTTTTATATGCTAAACAATGTTTGATGTACTGAGCAAGAGTTCTTTTTTGATCAGACAGTTTAGAGTACAAACCTGTGTGTAGGTTATGAGCCCCAGTTTTGTAGAAGAGTCTACTGGTTGTAATTTCAAATTTTACACAACCTGGCTTTGATTTTAGTCTGTATATAAGCTAATATGGAATTCATAAGCAAACTGCACTTGATATCTTCTTTATATTCTAAAATCTCTTACGTTTCGGTCTGTTTTCGGACGTTTAAAGCGGTTGCACTCGTTGAAGCAGACAGTTCATTTATAACGAGTTGTAAGGTTCATCCCAGTCgtcgatgtctgtctgtctgtcctttatATGTTCATATAAAACGAGTTTGGATTATTTAATTGCCTTTATCCGTGTGTGTATGCTTTTGATGGATCAAGCCTGAATCTTCTTGTTCTTAGAGCAGCTAGTACAGAACCTTGAATTTGACCATAATATCATTTCCTTGTTCCAGGTTTGTGTTACCGAAATATTGGCAAAATATTTTAGAAAATACATTATTTTCCCTGTTTTGACAGCAGATAAAACGGTTAATATTACATACTGAAATCGAAGCCCTTGAGTTCTGTATATACTTTAATAAAATATTCCATGTTTCACAAGATGTGTTTTGATGACATTGGTTTagtttttcttattttaattcatctcatctcattatctctagccgctttatcctgttctacagggtcgcaggcaagctggagcctatcccagctgactacgggcgaaaggcggggtacaccctggacaaatcgccaggtcatcacagggctgacacatagacaaccattcacactcacattcacacctacggtcaatttagagtcaccagttaacctaacctgcatgtctttggactgtgggggaaaccggagcacccggaggaaacccacgcggacacggggagaatatgcaaactccgcacagaaaggccctcgccggccacggggctcaaacccggaccttcttgctgtgaggcgacagcgctaaccactacaccaccgcgccgcccctatTTTAATTcactcagaaaaaaaattatgccAATTCATTAACTGATATACGTTGTTGAACTATCTATATATTCACCTGAAAAAATTTAAGAGTTAGAAAACGATCAAACTATATTAACAccgtgtagtttttttttttttttggtcaagaaaTTGACTCATTTTAAGTAAGCAATAGGTATTAGTGAATTGAGAAATGTttgcaatttttattttattgaaacAGTCTACATTTAAATGGAGTGGGCATAAATCTTTAATGCAGCGTTTTTCAATCAAAAAGTCACGATAGGATTtgtttaatatttttttctcagttAACGGccattctgttttgttttgttttttaaatccatGTCAAAAATTGTGATGAATCTAATAAAACCAAATAAACTCCAGGAGTTCAAGCACATTTTCTATGCAACTCGTCctgtatgtacagttgtggtaAGAAGTTTTCATACATACACTggactttcaatgatttctttgagctgttctttttctggggtggaatgattgtacaatgtacatctttaataggaaaaaaagcaAGAAGAAGAATTTGGTGCGCAAGTTTTAATCTATTTAGGGTTGTCTGAAATCAAtacggtcaaaattatacatgcagggTCAAGAATATGCACatacccacttagattattaattcagtggtgctgagagTTCTAAAATGTCTTTTAATTTGCCAAGGCCAacatctcttaacttcctgttcgtgatcatgattgactccagctggtggagtctctgtgccaacataaaaagagTTTGGGAAGTAAAGGTCTGgatgaagacccaaactgtcacccttagCCAAGAGGAACTTGATTCGGATGgtgaggaacaacccaggaaccaccaaagcacagacctgccatgaactggaagctgttgGAACACCAGTGTCTACATTCAAGCGAGTTTCACATCTCCAtagactgagaggctgctgtccaagaaagaagcccctgctctgaAATCAACACCCTtaagcttgactaaagtttgcagctgaacacaagaaaaagcctCCTAGAGgaaggaaagttttatggtcagattaaACTCAAGaccaagattgagttgtttggccatatGGACCAAAGGTATGTTTAGAGGAGTAAAGGTGAAGCATTCAACTCCAAGAACACTGTTAAGCAGGGTTAAACAAAGTGGGTGGAATAAGGAAGGAGgatgactacctcagaattcttcagcataacctcgatGGTTAAAACTTGGACAcaactgggtgttccaacaggtcaGTGACTCCAAACACATCAAAgcaggttgtggaatggataaagcatgcTAATGTTAAGTTTTTGGAACGGCCTTCCCAAAGTCCTGACTTCAGCCCTgtcgaaaatatgtggactgtgcttaaaaatCAGGTCCAACAAATTTAAAGGAACTCTACTAATTTTGCCAAGAGGAGGGGTCGAATATCCAACCAGGATTCTACCAGAACCTTGTTGATGGCATCTGTTCACGGTGAAACTTGCTCAGGGGCATTTTGCTAATTAATTAGGTGTGCTGTaccgtatgtataattttgaccctgtgttgatttcagaaaaatgaattaaaacttgtgcaccaaactcTTGGCTttgtttctattaaagatgtCTGCTGTACCGTCATTCTGCTGTACAGCTGGTAAGCTGGTAAATCTCGTCGTCATCAGTGCCGAACCCGATctgggcttgaggcaaaccatgttttggttgacttggccagagttgcagcagtagggtggctggTTCCTTTCTGTGCCcgcacacacctatggacaatttagagtagccagttgacctaacggcatgtctttggactgtgggggggaaacccacacagacacggggagaacatgcaaactccgcacaagaaggcccccatcggctactgggctcaaacccagaaccttcctgctgtgaggcaatagcgctATGAAATGCCTGGAGAAGACTGTGCTGAAACATCTGCTTACTGACGTAGCACCATCACTGGATCCATACCAGTTTGCGTACCAGCCAAAGCGTGGTGTGGAGGATGCACTGCTGACAATGACAACCAGTATATACAAGCATCTTGAAGCACCTCAGAGTTTTGTAAAGATTGTCTTTATTGACTTCAGCAGTGCATTCAACACCATACAACCCCACCTGCTGGTACGTAAGCTGGTAAATCTAGGCGTTAATCTAAGGCTTATCATGTGGATCAACAATTTTCTTCTAAAGTGAACCCAACAGGTCAGGTTTAATCAGACTATCTCTTCCATGAGGTACATCAATACTGGTGCACCGCAGGGCTGTGTGTTGTCCCCTATACTTTATACACTTTACACCAATGAGTGCCACACTTTTGACACCAGACACTCTTATTTTAAGTATGCGGATGACACTGCCCTGGTAGGATTTTTAACAACAGGGAGTGCATCAATGGCCAGCTTTGAGGAGGAAGTGGGGAGCTTCATAAGCTGGTGCTTTGAAAACCATCTTACTGTAAATGCAACCAAAACTAAGGAAAGGGTTATTGATTTTAGACATAATACAGAAGAAGTACCCCACACAGTCGTCAATAACACATCCATTGAAAGAGTTAACACCTACGAATATTTAGGGATTGAACTTGATGATCAGTTGAAGTTTGACAAATGTGCCACTTCTAAGGTAAAAAAGCTCCAACAGAGAATGTTTTTCTTAAGGAAGTTACGAAGTTTTAATGTTGATAGATGTATTTTACAGTTGTTTTATAGGTCTGTGCTTCAGAGTGTCTTGTCCTTTGGACTAATCTGTGTCTTTGGCAATATGCGTAAACATGATCAGGATAAATTACAACACATTATTAAGAATGCCAGTGGGATAATTGGGTGTAATCAAGTATCAGCTGTCCAGCTATACAAAGACATTATACTACATAAAGCTGAGAGTATTCTCAGGGATCCAACCCAtcccctatggagcacttgcatgtgatgtcacagccgatccagattgtgacagacgccatcttgtcggtcaaacgccatattccgccttctacttctacttctggttctacttctaccttttcttctggaaaaccctactatatacaattctactacaacggctgcggctacaagctctccctacctgtgcacgttttttatgttttttatgtgtatttttgcgtgttgttcgtctgtaccggacttcaatatccactacaaccgtatggacttactggacattggtttccagcagaaaatgacggtttgtagcgatttccatcgcatgcacaacattccggacgagatagcgagaccagcggggtctccgtggattgttatcggaagcaaagcgaaggaggcggcgccgggagcggaagcaaaagcgaggctgcagagctggtctgttgactaagctcagaaaacagccactcaaacctccactgctaagcctctacttctccaacgccagatccatgtaaacaagacggacgatttggaattacagctggaattaccttattctattctataatcggctggtcagtgctatactcagtacttaagtgacttacccatccaatgaggattcttgtttacaagatgccacatctgagtctctgacaaatcctgaatttctgtaaagaaaactgtccagagatttataagcacgcagtgcttcaccactgaacagcgagggaaagttaataaggtaattatacacgtccgggtattccgctggcagttcaaaatccggtcgtgaaaactccgtccggtaagccataagggtcactaatctgtagattgtttattttagacatatatctagttatctgttcattagaaaaatgagccgtgtagtccgtcggttgaaattgatccattctgtacacgagtgtagcagtattcagcggtgtttttgaccgacaagatggcggttgtgtactttccggtcacgtgactgcaagatctctataccagggcttttcaaagtgtggggcgcgcctcccctagggggcgccagagttcttcggggggggggacggaacatgaggaaaaataaaccagaataagttactattgtggacatttagcgaacttcagctagcctttgccagagacaaaatggatcgatttttagtacctaaagctacagtgagtgaggagacaaagtctgggccaaacaaaaaaagaaggaagtatgaccacgattatttaaagtttggattttcatggactggatctgaagatgctccactgccacagtgtgttgtctgccaagaggtgctagctaacgatgctatgagatgttttaaaaaagcacagatgtttaaaatgtgtaaaaaaaaaaaagatgttttaaaaaagcacagatgcttaaaatgtgtaaaaaaaaaagaggttttaaaaagaacagatgtttaaaatgtgtaaaaaagaggttttaaaaagcacagatgttttaaaatgtgtaaaaaagaggttttaaaaaagcacagatgtttaaaatgtgtaaaaaaaggttttaaaaaagcacagatgtttaaagtgtgtaaaaaagatgttttaaaaagcacagatgtttaaaatgtgtgtaaaagaggttttaaaaagcacagatgtttaaaatgtgtaaaagaggttttaaaaagcacagatgtttaaaatgtgtaaaagaggttttaaaaagcacagatgtttaaaatgtgtaaaaaaaaagaggttttaaaaaagctcctatgtttaaaaaaaaataatgtgtacaacagccatttttttttaatacgaatggaacattaagtatagcaacaataaaaattgtaaggggggcgctgttatttatttgctctctgagggggggctgactctcccacactttgaaaacccctgccctATACAATAGATTCCAGCCAAGCCAACGTGTCAAGGGGAGACTGCTGCAAAGGAAAATAAGAACTACCAGGTTCAGTAAGTCATTTGTCCTCACTGCAATCAGGATTTTAAATGAAGGGCAAAGAACTTGACGgtactgtgtgcgtgtgtgtgttaggggGGGATGTGAAAGACCAGCATGTATCAGTTGGATTGCTGATGGGTGGGGTGGGGtatttattatttgttttatgttttaaaTCTTGTCTACCTCTGTGTATGCACTGACCACttgaatttccccttgtgggataataaagttaactttaaccaccgtgccacccacacacAATGCTCCTAGCATCTAGAATTTCTGTTGCCTTATTAATACCTCCTGTTTGTGACCTTTTATTCTCATATCAACTCAACATCTTCAAGGCACCATTTTAATTAGTCGATATGACATTTTCAAATTAACAAGTTTGAGTTCTGAGTAATGTCATGTTTTGCCCTCCACTCTGGTATGCCAAAGTATTGTGAAGTTTCAGCACTTCATTAAAAACTACCATCAGGACGCATAGCTTTAGGTCTAAAATGTTTTGCACGCATTTACAGGAAACTTGATTTGTATCTCATGTGTACACACATACCCTCCGGCACGTTGCTAAGTATTAATAAACACAAGTTAAACTAATATGAAGTGAAAGCGCAGTCAGAGGCCTGAGTTGATGGACAGTTGATTCAATTTAGATGCATGTGATGAAGGCTAGTTTTGTGCTGACCTTCATAAACGAATCGTCTCGGAGGGACACTTTATTTATAGCAGGACAGACTGAAATTTCTGTGcttttctctcctctcctctggaATGCAATCTCTTAAGTTTAGAGTCAGttaaagctttcacaagcaaatcatTTATGGTgactgggcaaaaaaaaaaaggtctttaCAAAGGCGTATCCTGCCTTACATAATCAGATGTAGACATGACACATTAATCAACATGTCCTAGATGTGTTCTGACAGTGTCTCTCATTCACTGCTCATGTCCCTTTTCATGCTGTGGCTCCTTGTTTTATAATCAGCTGCTGCTTAGAAAATACTAAagccatttaacagttattccacaaaatcgaggcgtacatgagctgatagctgatgagacgcgtagcaccgagttggctataatccatgtacgacgagattgagtggaataactgttttattctatccacgttcactggattttgagaaacagaacatttgtatttttatttttttcaaattcagtaaataaaaactttatacaaaacatccgacaaaatcatttcctcttagagtgtaaac
This genomic window contains:
- the cdkn2aip gene encoding CDKN2A-interacting protein, producing the protein MAEGSGQDVSEYLQQNPHLAHWVESLRELSETNKHWHARREFVLRNMEVFPTIQPGIVTPSLDRLLSLSKVWANQTFLGCRYPQPVTDKVKELAEGIGVNKSPVQKTKDEIVGKGKRPFVSAMDGESCVKKNKTVPNNSDSKGGEQNADSPNAAAVKSGPLPEAPAEHQPFFNRLYKTVAWKLVSAGGFGPNLDHFEILRACVESCKASLICVFVPLKDIPDLPAGCTQREGQVCELRCHTVYMGTGYGRDECAAKAMASKEALKVFQGRKVTVKISRRRFHGRDVEDLVLLDEQPRSSILPPALSYPF